DNA sequence from the Drosophila sechellia strain sech25 chromosome 3L, ASM438219v1, whole genome shotgun sequence genome:
TGACCCGATTCGATGGGCAACCTGCCCACATGCGCGAGCGAGCTTTTCCTTTTCGCCATTTTCGAGGGCGGAAAATGCGCTGCACTTTGCTCTCCCCCTCTCAATCTCTCTTCGCGACTCTCTGCCAAATGGCAGAGTGAAAACTATTGGCTTTGCTTACGAATTAGAGCACAAAACAGAAAGCCAACCAAAACAGAGCGGCAAGCCGAAAGGAATCTAGAACGTGGCATTACTTCTAAATGAGCGAGAGATTGACAATACCCAGAAAGACAGGGAGCcaaagagagaaagagagaggtgCGGAACAAATTTTCCGACAGAGTCCCGCTTGGGGGTTTCCCACGTTCGCTGTGTGAATGAGGTATGTGTTGTGTATAGGCTCGATTTATCGATGTCCGGGCCACGAATTTCCACCAGCGTGCGAAAAGCCTTAGCACACTTTTTGGCACACTCGTGGTGCACTCCGCCAAGGGATGTTTCCGGTTAAGAGCCTCCTGCGAACCTGTGGCATTCGGCCAGCCCAACTTTAGATGACCGATAAGCTGCACGGCAGACTGATAACCAGGCAGGTAACTTTTCGCAGCTCAGGTGCACTTCAGGAGTCTCGAGTTCCCAAGACTAAGCGGACTAATTACAATTCTTCCAGaagtttataaatttaaagtagTTATTCAAGGGGGATGCAGGTGTCTTATTTATGATTGTTTAAAATCTATTGACTTACAGATGTGTCCTAGGGCGGTGGCACATaccaattaatatttaatatttaatttaacgtATTCATGGccaaaatttatgtttcagtttcttagaaattttcttatatatatattacatttaaaattaaaaatgaaagaCACATTGGAAGGGGTCAGTTTGACTGGTACATTCTTGAAATAAGAGGGTTTTCTCTTTTTCGCAAGAAATAGTAgttagtagttttgaaaatcctggaacatttttgaaatgccTTCACCATCCCCTAATCAATTATTAGTCCCCTTGCGGCTACGCGTCTGTGTTGAAATCACATGAGCCTTGTGCCGCTGGCCACCCACTGCGCATCCGCGCCACTCGCTCTCTGGCTCTTTGGCCAAGTGCACGTGTTTGTTGCGGTTTTCGCATGCCTGGCCAAAATATTTGTGGGCGAGCTTGgaaaaaacgtaaacaaagtTTTTGTGCGCACGCAACGAAGGAACAGAGTGGGGTAGGATGTGCTTCGCGTTGGTCCTTGTCAGGGGTGTTTCTGCTATTGATTGCGTAGACGGCAAACAGGGTGTTGCTCGAGAAGTCTTTACTATGGTATACAATTTAaaagtagtcaacaaacaaaaaggaCCCGTCGGGCCGACGTACAAGAATGACGAAGGACTAGCCGAACCAGTGGGCTCCCATGCAGTCACGTGTCCACTCAGTCTGGCAGACCCAGCACCACTCGAATCCGCAGCCAGCGCGTGTGCAGACCATGTGCATGCAGCCGCCTGGTAGGAAGAGAAGAAGAGGGTATGGATGTGTTACAAACTGCGTCTTGGGTGTCTTCGATGCTCGCCCAACTCACCATCTCGCTCCGTGGGGGTTCTGCATTTTGGACAGGGCTTGGTGCTGACTTTGATGGTGACATTGCTGGCCTCATCCCATCGCGCCTCGGCAGCTCGCTAAAAAAGCACATGATTACACAAGCGGGAATGACTGGGCCGCATAAGAGCCAACTCACATTGGGGTCCACGGTGTACTCGCAGGAGTTTGTGGCACTGGCGCCCGTTCCCTCGGGCAGACACTCCCCGATATGGTAGCCCTGCAAACAATTGCGGCAGAACACGTAGCCACAGCCGTTCTGACAGGTCACCTTGCGACAATCGGGCTCCACCAAAAGGCCCATGCCGCAGCCTGGCTGGGGGCAGAGTACTCCACCTGCCTGAAGGACATATTCCTCGGTGGCGAATCTCTGGTACCGATCGTACTCGTCGCGTGTCAGCAGCTTGAAGTGATGAATCTCCTCGATGAACGAGTGCTCGCAGCCTGCGGGACAGGGCAAGGTGTAGCCAAAGTCCGGATGCGGCATAAACTGACGCTCGCCCAAACGGGAACGGCAATAATGGCGGAAGCAGTCGATGCAGGTGACGTGCTGCGATGCGCAGGGGAAAACCAAAACGGTATCACTGCGAACATAAAATGCGgattatagtaaaataaaattaaatgacaaTTAATTACTTTAGAGATTTTAAAAGATATTTCTATGCTATTTTCGATGATAAGAAATTGGAGATGTGGAtttttaaatatcaaatatcaATATGCCTTATTGTATAATCACCTCACATCCGTGCAGGCCAGGCAAGGCACATTCTTGATGTTATTCTTGATTAGGTTCAAGGGAGCTGCAAAATCTTTCTCCCCGCCGGAGACATGCTCAGCACACTTGAAGAAGAATTCAGCGAAGGGCGGATCGCCAGCAGCGTTGTCCACGCAGGCCACCTCCAGACTTTCGCAATGACCGGGAATTCTACGCGACTTCAAGACATCATCCCAAcactccggatcacgatggACAGTAAAGGCGCCGCCCTTGCATAGAGTGCAGCGCACCCGAAGTTTGCCATTACACAGCTTTTCGCATTGGCTGCAATGCACAAAGAAATGCGCTTTGGCACGGACTCTTTCTGGAGAGGATACGCGGGGATTACAAAGGGGTTTCGTTTCGAAAAAAAAGCAACTTGTTGCTTACCTTCATCGGTTATATTCAGACGCTCCTCGCTTTCCAGCTGCAAGTCCAACAGAGTTTCATTTAGAGGCTTGGAGGCTTCTTCACTCAGCGAAggttcctcctcctccaaagTGGCCGACTGGATTTTCTGGCGCTGCACGGGCGGTCGCAAACGAATGGCATGCAAAACGCTTTGCTGTCCCAAGTCACATTGCTACTAGAAGACAGAAAAAGTTAACTTCATGTAGGGGATACATAAAAGAAACTTCTTACCTCTATAGTCGTGGCATCGCTTAGTTCCTTACCGGCAAATATGATCTTTAGATCATCCGGCTGAAGTCCCAGTTGTGGGGCCACCAGTTCCTTTACGTTCTTAATATCCCACTGGGGCTCCAGATTAACGGTCAGCGTTTTGCCTGTGTTCGTTTTTACATAAATACTCAGCGTGTGCGTAAGGGTTTTCCCTCCAAATTGCAACAGCTCCAGCATTTTGCGTACAAAAGtggcaataaatttaaaaataaaactcatTTGTTATCAGCTGATCGGATTTAATTTTAGTGCAGTGTATATGGTTCAGCGTTGCCAATCGTTGTTTACTTACGCGTTGCCAAACACCAGCTGGCAGCCATTCGCAGGGAAACAGGGACACGCAGAAAGCGCACAATTGAAAAAAGTTTTGTGAAAAAGTCGGAGAAATATAAATGCAAAAGTTTTAAGGAAATGTCAGGATTAACTTACAGAGAAATCAATGGCGACCTTTTCAAATGCCAAAGTGATTATTCCATGTGCCACTGCGTGGCTGCCGATTTGCGAATGGGCAGAGGCATAGCTGTAAATTTTCGGTAGGTAATGGCTTGgtgtttttaataaaatggtACATTAGTCTATTTTCCAGCAACAAATTTGGACAGTTGTTGAATTTGCAGAGACAAAATGTTCAGCCAGGCGGCGTGGCTGTCCTTCAGGAACAGCAGCGATTTATTTACTATCTGATCACCAAGAAATCCAGCTGGGGAAAGCCCACCTACGAACTTCTCCAGAGTTCCTTGATCGCCATGCGAAAACACATGGTATGTATGGGTCTACCAATTTATGTATCTTCTATAACAAGTCACGATATACGAATCCTTCTACGATTTCCAGATATCCCACCAAGTATCCAAGCTAGCCATGCCCCGCATTGGATGCGGTTTGGATGGCCTAAACTGGCCCAAAGTTAAGGAAATAATTTGCCAGGTTTTTCAAGCAGATTCTGTTGAGCTGGTCGTTTATAATTATGTTGCTAAGAAGTAAAGGGCACATATTAAAATGAACAATCCATTATTTTCCCTGCGGCGGCACAAAATTGTAGACCACAATCTCCAGAGGCTCTTGGCCAAAAACGTACTCTAGGACTCCGTTGACTTTTTCCCATTCCAAGCCATCGATTCCGCAGCCAATTTTCGGGATGGCCAGCTTATCCACGTTGTTTTTGCGCTAATGTACGAATGATAAAATGTAGCTCTTATAAATATAACTTGCCTGAgctttatatacatatataataaataaaagcagGGATACATCCCATTCATAAAAGATATGTATCAGGAATGTATTTACCATATGCTCGCGCATCTGCTCCAAAGATGCTTGTAAAGATTCGTAGGTGGGCTTTCCCCAACTCTGAGGCTTGGTTACCAGGTAGTAAATGTACCGCTGGTCATCCTTCAGCACCGCAATATCTCCACTGCCCGCCTTTTGGGCTTGCAGCTCGTCCAACCTTCCGAATACCTTCTTAAACTGCACGGCAATTCCAGCACCCATCGCAAGATCGGCGCCCACACAGTGCGCCAAGGAATAGGTATTGGGGGCGGAGAACAGATCCCCATCCACTACGCTTAGGGTGTACTGAGGTTTGGAAGACATTCCGACCACAAAAGCTCGCCGAAATGCGCTACGTAGTTCTAGAAGTTTGGGAGAATACATTTAGTTTAAACAAGGTTTTTAGATTCGTCTGATATTGTGTAACAGGCAGCTACTAGATTAATTTTTGATCACATGATATCTCTAGATAATGGTTCGTAAATGTATAATTTATGAAAACTCCAATCTTTGGTTAATCTCCTCTCGAGGAcgtgttttatttattaatacatTAAATACAGtataaatacccaaatatggaaacTTTGTGTGCCATAAAAAGCTCTTAGGTGTAAGGTTCTTATCAACTATATAAGTATTTGGTGCATTCGGTGCCACAAGTCCCAAGCAAAACCATTTCGAGTGTCAAACAAAGATGGCTATATACAGTTTTCCATTTCACTAAAAGGGAGTCTTTTCGCGATGTAGCGAATTCCTTGATCCGCTGACGGACCTCGATGGCAAATGGATCGTCTTCATGTGCCGGCAGGTGGGACAAACCACGTTCAACGTGTCCTTAACCATTTGTGGCGGAGTGTAGAAGAAGGCAATGATGTCCACGCTGTCCTCGGCGAAAACCAGATCCAGCAGACTCCGCACGCGCAACCAATCCAAACGGTCGATGCCGCATCCAAGTCTGGGAATGGCCAACTTGGTCACTCCGTGCTCCCTCTGAAAATGAGAATTTAGCAAGCATAATTAATATCCGGTATATAGCTCTAATACAGTTTGATGATCTTGATAATGATGTTTCACCTTTCTCTTTATTTTAGTAATGCAGTTTTGGTCTGTTAGCCCTTAAAGGTACAATTCCTCACCATATGTTCCCGCATGGCCAGCAATGCGTAGTAGAGAGCTGTGTAAGTGCACTTTTCGTGACTGCGCTCCTTGGTCACCAGATTGTAGATATATCGACCATCCTGCTCCAGGACTGCCACATTTCCAGTGTGCTTGTGTTGGCGCTTCAGCTCATCCACTTGGCCGAATTTGCAGCGGAACTGCAGATTTATGCCTGCACACATCGCGAAGTCCGCACTGACGGAGTGCACCAAGGCGTAGTTCTTCGGGGCGCTGAACAGGTTCCCCCTGGCCTCCGTAATCTGACACTTGGGAGCAGCCAGCTGTGGATAATCTGAGTATTAACCCATTGTTCTTTGCTTATAAGCCATGTTGGATGGCTCACCTCCTTGGACATGTCTTCGTGCTCACAGATGAGTATCTCGATGGGATACTCGCTCTGGGAGAAGGTCTGCTGCACCAGACGCTTCACTTGCTTCCATTCGAGGCCATCGTTGCCGCAGCAAATTCGGGGCATGGCCACTTTGGTGATCTCGTGGTTGCGCTGCAGAGACAGTACAGTGAGAAGTGCCCAATACACGATTTTCAAGATCTTGGACTTGATGACAATTCGGTTCTAAGGGCTTTACATAATTTGACGGACAGGCGGACGAGGCCAGATTGACTCGGCTAATGATTCTgtttaagaatatatatattttatagagTCGGAAACATAACATTGATTATAAAAAGAAGCTGACTTTACTTTCTCTTCGCTCAATTATCATTCAACCCATTGTTCTTTGCTTATAAAGAAAAATCGCCGTTAAGATGGGAAGATCATTTGTCCGATTGCTACTGTGTCCCAAAGTCCACATAAATTAACTACATGCATATTTCTTGAAATCGTTTTTTGACTAAACATGAGACACAAGCGAAACGCTTTTGGATGACAAAAGGGGCGAACTGTTTTGAGATACTCACTGTATCTCAATGTACAAATGAATTAACTGTAAATTGACGAGGGCAGCGCCAAAGAAACCAGTTTCCCGAGCGTCGAATTGTGTTTGCTCTTTGGGGAAATGTCACTTGTTTGCCGGGAAACCCCACTCCACCACCAAGACGGCGGATCAAAAGCACTCACCATATGCTCCCGCATGCAGATCAAAGCTGCCTGGACATCGTCGTAAGTGCTGGCCTCGTAGAGACTCGACTTGGTCACCAGATAGTATATAAATCGGGCATTGTGCTCCAGAACGGCACAGTTGCCTCTGGATACCCTTCTCTGCCGTAGTTCATCCACATCCCCGTAGATCAGGGCAAACTGCCAGGCGAGAGTTCCCCGTTCCGCCGTAAAGGATGACTCGACGGCATGGGCCAAGGAATGTGTCTGCGGTGCGTGGAATATGTCCAGCTTGGACTCCACTATCTTCACGTTCGCCATGGCGCACTAGCTCTATACAGAGTATTTTATATCCAACTGCAATTAGGCGGAAATTATTCTGATTACCAGCCGAAACAGAAGCTCTCAATGTCAAAAATGATTTTCGTACTTACGTGCACGCAGCGCTGGAAACTTTCACGTCGAGGTCGAAACTCGCGATAAAAACTTTTTCGGCTTAGGAATAGTTTTGACTGTGTTTTTGGGTTCTGCACAGAAACCTGCACAAAACCAGAATGAAAACAAAGCTATTAACGAATGCTGAACGGCAAGCGGCTAGTTGGTAGCTTGTTTATTTTGGCGATTCGCAGATTTCCCACTCCCAATTTACAATGCCGTTGGAGGTTACTGATTAATCGACTGCCTCGGCCGGCGGTCTGCAACGGAATGCGCCATCGGAGCTCGATGTGGATGTGGGCATGGGTATGGTGGTATGGTTATGGGTGAAGCGACGTGCCGGGCGAAAGCCCAGCGAGAATCTTCGAGCCTTGGTGACAACATTTCGCCCAGAGGCGTCGCCGCGGGGGCTCAAAAAATTAATGATTGCACAGTAAAAAACACATCGTTTTCCACTTAATACTAAATGACTTGggttattcttttattttatatatgattATTAATCTATTGTGTTTATCGTGGTGttagaaaattaattttgtcatgtGTTTGCGGAGTAAATTGCCAAGCTTAGATCGATTGAAGTTTTCAAAAGTGATCTTGTTTTCAGACCTAGAAATTTACATATATAGAAGAAACTTACTGAACTCATTATAtctgtttttaaattttatttttaaatcagAAGTATGCTGTTTTTAAgctaaatttcaaaaaataatgCACTAATCGGTTATAACTTTATAACACAAAACCATTTTGAAAACTAGTTTTTTGAAAGATGTACTTCCTAATTTTTATAAGTTGCTGTTCAAGTATCGAGAATACAGACAATTCACTGAAATTTTAgattcatttcatttgttttttaatttaactgaACTTTTTGGGAGAAAAATTCACCAGCAGGCATGACAATCCACTGAAACTCATAACGACGATAGTGATGATGATTggtggcgatgatgatgacatACATGTGCCAACAAGTGTGAGTTGATACCGCgtagtttgtttgtttgtttgttttcagcGACAAGTTGACTTGGCATCGCCCAAAATCGTCAAAGCCGCTGTAACAGCCAATTAAGAACTTGTGCAGGCTTTTGATAGCGTTTTATAGATTAATGACGACGGATCGTTCCGATCGAAGCACCTGTGTGTGAATGTGTACCTGTGCGTAGGCCGCTGTCAAAGGTAATCGGCGCCCAAGCGCTAAATAGGTATTGTATACCGACTACATTgcatgtataaatataaatatgactTAAATTATTCGTTAATTAAATGGCAggtgaaataaaatataccaACACAAACACCGAACAAATAACCATATTAAGTGACAAGTTGTAttctaaaacaaacaaaacaggcAGCAGAGCGGCAGCAGCTTTTCGATTTAGTATGAGGTAAAAACTTTACATTTTGGTCGATTGTTGACTCGGACAGAGAAATAATATTTGCTTTACTAGTTAATAAAGAAAAAACTTAGTAACAAATAGTGATATTTATTTCTATCATTTGATCatgtattataaataaaacgagAATGTTGCTTTACATTTGCAAAACAGACGTGGATGAAAAGGCATAACTTGCAACTCATTTAATaagttttaataaaaacttttgtaattgtttgcaatataaatattgttgtttcgcaaaatctcacaaatttatgatttatattGCTATATTACTATATCATAGAGTATATCCTTTTTATGCTCTACAAACGGATATTCCAATTGGAATGACTAGACGCCACATTGCGTGGGTGGTTGTCTCGGCTAATGTCTTCTACGTCATCCTAGAACGCCACCAACTATTTTCAGcttttcgcaaaaaaaaagcatcAAAAACAAACCAATTGCTTATGCTTTAACTTAAATATCCTAACAATCGCACTGATTTTTTAAGTAGTTTAATTAATACTCTAGTTAATCACTTTTCCTCCTTATAGCTTCACATATTTACGCATGTCCCGCGGCAGCTTTGAACGAATTGTTGCATTGAAATTTAGACTTCGCTTTTCCTCCCGATGGGGGGGCACCTTGTGAGGAAAAGCGATAGCTGCGAACAATGCCGCCAGTTCACGGCAGTTCAGCTTGTCGCCTCGAACAATAAAGACGACCGATCCGGGAGctataacatatatatataatataatatagcTTTATAGCACGGCACTGTTTGGATTTTGGCGTGCCAATTGGCGCTagttgctgccgttgctgttgttgttgttgttgttgttgttgctttgttTGTTGTGCTAATTACGTAAATttggtgtttgtttgtttgttgacttAAATACTTTACGTAGTAGTGAATTTGTTAGTTGACGGCCCGCCAGGTTCGTTTTTCTTCTGGGCAATTAATCTGCGCGCGAGTAAATCTCCCCGAGAAAACAAGAGAATCGTTGTGAGTCACTTGAGAATTAGAGAATAACTAAAAAGTGCAAGCGAAAAAAGCAAAGCTCACACTCGTCACGCCAGCTCAGCTGATTCTGATTGGGATTCTTActcctctctctctatctctgtCTCTCTCCATTACGATACGTAATATACGTATACGTATTTGTAtttccctctctctctcttctaTTCTGTTTTGGTTACCTTTTTGTGGGTTACGTTGCCTTATTTGCCGACATGACTGCGTTGACATTGCTACGACGATCAGT
Encoded proteins:
- the LOC6616405 gene encoding E3 ubiquitin-protein ligase parkin encodes the protein MSFIFKFIATFVRKMLELLQFGGKTLTHTLSIYVKTNTGKTLTVNLEPQWDIKNVKELVAPQLGLQPDDLKIIFAGKELSDATTIEQCDLGQQSVLHAIRLRPPVQRQKIQSATLEEEEPSLSEEASKPLNETLLDLQLESEERLNITDEERVRAKAHFFVHCSQCEKLCNGKLRVRCTLCKGGAFTVHRDPECWDDVLKSRRIPGHCESLEVACVDNAAGDPPFAEFFFKCAEHVSGGEKDFAAPLNLIKNNIKNVPCLACTDVSDTVLVFPCASQHVTCIDCFRHYCRSRLGERQFMPHPDFGYTLPCPAGCEHSFIEEIHHFKLLTRDEYDRYQRFATEEYVLQAGGVLCPQPGCGMGLLVEPDCRKVTCQNGCGYVFCRNCLQGYHIGECLPEGTGASATNSCEYTVDPNRAAEARWDEASNVTIKVSTKPCPKCRTPTERDGGCMHMVCTRAGCGFEWCWVCQTEWTRDCMGAHWFG
- the LOC6616406 gene encoding ADP-ribose glycohydrolase OARD1, which encodes MSGLTYREINGDLFKCQSDYSMCHCVAADLRMGRGIAVNFRNKFGQLLNLQRQNVQPGGVAVLQEQQRFIYYLITKKSSWGKPTYELLQSSLIAMRKHMISHQVSKLAMPRIGCGLDGLNWPKVKEIICQVFQADSVELVVYNYVAKK
- the LOC6616407 gene encoding ADP-ribose glycohydrolase OARD1 isoform X1, with amino-acid sequence MYSPKLLELRSAFRRAFVVGMSSKPQYTLSVVDGDLFSAPNTYSLAHCVGADLAMGAGIAVQFKKVFGRLDELQAQKAGSGDIAVLKDDQRYIYYLVTKPQSWGKPTYESLQASLEQMREHMRKNNVDKLAIPKIGCGIDGLEWEKVNGVLEYVFGQEPLEIVVYNFVPPQGK
- the LOC6616407 gene encoding ADP-ribose glycohydrolase OARD1 isoform X2 → MSSKPQYTLSVVDGDLFSAPNTYSLAHCVGADLAMGAGIAVQFKKVFGRLDELQAQKAGSGDIAVLKDDQRYIYYLVTKPQSWGKPTYESLQASLEQMREHMRKNNVDKLAIPKIGCGIDGLEWEKVNGVLEYVFGQEPLEIVVYNFVPPQGK
- the LOC6616408 gene encoding uncharacterized protein LOC6616408, with product MANVKIVESKLDIFHAPQTHSLAHAVESSFTAERGTLAWQFALIYGDVDELRQRRVSRGNCAVLEHNARFIYYLVTKSSLYEASTYDDVQAALICMREHMRNHEITKVAMPRICCGNDGLEWKQVKRLVQQTFSQSEYPIEILICEHEDMSKELAAPKCQITEARGNLFSAPKNYALVHSVSADFAMCAGINLQFRCKFGQVDELKRQHKHTGNVAVLEQDGRYIYNLVTKERSHEKCTYTALYYALLAMREHMREHGVTKLAIPRLGCGIDRLDWLRVRSLLDLVFAEDSVDIIAFFYTPPQMVKDTLNVVCPTCRHMKTIHLPSRSVSGSRNSLHREKTPF